A stretch of DNA from Arachis hypogaea cultivar Tifrunner chromosome 19, arahy.Tifrunner.gnm2.J5K5, whole genome shotgun sequence:
taatttatttttaatgtatattttatatttgtgattaattttaataattaattttaatgtgtacctattataataattaatgaatagtTCTACTAGTATTAACATTGTATTTACATATAAAAGAATTTAGATGTATGGCATTCCTCAAAGTACAAATATTCTTCTGGCTTCATAATTCTTAGTTGGGAAAGGTACGTATACATCCAAAAAGTAATGTTCATCTACACCAAtagatagtcaccaaaaaaaaaatctacacCAATAGATAAAGGAAAATTCTCCCAGTctaatttatcattttaaatttgtcaCTAAGTATACGTTTTATAACACATATATCCAAAGTTATATTGGTAAAATCATTCGTCTCAACTATGCCATCTATACCTATGTGTAATGTAAATATGGTTTTATAACTCCCAGTTTTAGCAGTGTCATATTTTCTCATAACttttaaattacaaattttattttatttttaatgttaactactgaataaatatttttgtattattattttatacttttatatcaATACTTTTAAGAATTGTCTTCTGTAAATTGTAACTACCTTCTCatttttttcgttttattttttatttctttctttttaattttatttttgttatttattttgtgttcttttattttttttttaagagaaaataGTATAAAATCATGAATACATAATATTGAAATTAAtcaataaaaatgttaaattagagaaattatgTACAGAATAAGAGAAGTTTGATGCAAAATATTTTAGACTatacaaacaaaaataatatttttttcctttcaatcacATTTAAAGAAATCTTTTTAAGCATTTAAGTCTTTAAGTTGAAAAAAccttaaaatatttttgatttgatATATCGATTACATATATGATACTTAAAATCATAATAACTTGTCACAAATCATATGTTAAtaactataataataaaaagaggaaaatgtaaattttagtttgataataataGTTCAACCATTTGAGATAAGAAGCCTATTTTTTTCCCTTAAATTTGCAAAATAAAAGTGGGGAGCTAGTGtagtttatcttttatttatttatttattatttttttgtgtttttttttagtGGATGTGAATACACctcatttgtttatttttatagaaataagagtttaattttgatacactgacagtataaaatattttatatagtcgtataattatatttatttttttaaatgtggTAAATATAAAAAGTAGATATTTTTACTGATGTAGAATTATCTCATTAGATCTACatttaaaactattttacactcacacacataatgcatcaaaataaaattataaaaataaatctttatatttaatattctttCTACAGGAATACACTTCCCTGTATGACAAAACGTACCGGATTACAGATACTAATATCTTCCTTTACAGGGTAAGCTTAATTTGGTAGTTTGATGTCTTCCCTTTTAATTTGCTCCACTTAaatttttcccttttctttcaatAACTCATAAACTCAATTCCAAGTTCAAGGAAGGAACTGAGACATTATTAACCAATAATAGTAATGGTtaggaatttttttttgttacacgACAAAATTTTAGATACAGTTGTTTTCACATAAAGTTGAtagtaaaaattgttaaataatttaatatgtttaactaaattattatctatcAATTGTTAACTATTATTAACTTTATATGAACATAATAGTATGAGTTTGagaaatttttatttagttatgtTATTATGAAaatcatatttatttataaaatttatataaccatatCCCACAAAATTAGCCATTTGAGTTTGATTACAGAGTTACCGGAAATCAAATACTGTATTTCGTTGGGCTAAAATATTCAACCGCTACAATTGCAACTGCACTCACCAATTTGCTCCCAGCTTTTACTTTCATCCTTGCAGTCCTGTGCAGGTAATTTTTTCACAttcttacaaaaagaaaatattaaaacattcagccttattaatttgaattttgttttgtggCAGACAAGAGTTGTTGAGAATGAAAACAAGGGCTGGGCAAGCAAAGGTGCTAGGGACAGTTCTAAGTGTTGGTGGAGCCCTTCTTTTATCATTTTACCATGGAAAGCCCCTTGGTCTTGGGGATTCAGGTATTCACTGGAAATTTGTACAAGAAATGGACAGATCAAGTTCCTCCACTACTCCAACCAATTTGCTTCTTGGCCCTTTTGCTTTGATTGCCAGTTCTCTTGTTTGGTCTGTGTGGTTCATACTTCAAGTAAGCATCATCATTATTCATCTTTCTTTATTACTTAATGGAACGAAACCAAATCAGGATATGGTATTTATTGATAAGTAACACATCTACACTCGTGAAACAATGCTCCATACAGATAACATTTTCTCTAGTTACTACATACTCACTTCATTGATCCGTTGGTTTGAATATCAGCAACTAGAACTAAAAGAGTTTGTTAcgttaaataactttttaatgtTATGGTGTGGTTTCAGGCAGAAATAAGCAAGAACTACGCAGCTCCATATACGAGCAGCCTGTACATGTGTATGATGGCGAGCATTCAGTGTGTGGCCATCGCATTGTGTTCTGACCGCACCGTCTCAGCTTGGTCACTAAACAATCCCATCAGACTCTCCTCTGCACTTTATGCCGTACATTAATACTCCATCCTCTCTCCATACATAACTTATTATGTAGTGAATTAGTGAAAAACCGTCTGATAATTTGACATGTTTGACAAAACAGTTATTTAACGATTTTCAACTATGTTCAGGGAATAGTATGCACTGGGATAGGGTATGGGCTGATGGCCTGGACCATCGAAAGAAAGGGACCTCTCTATGTCTCTGTATTCACCCCTTTGACGCTTGTCATCACAGCTCTTCTCACCTGGGCTCTGCTTCATGATCAACTCTACGTTGGAACGTATGAACTAATTCAATTTATTACTatttcatcaactttaatttattttccttacTCTTTCCTCGTTCTTAGTTAACATGTTCAAGATGAACAGAGAACAGGAACGAACAGAAGGAAATGAAACAGAGTATTAGTAttattgaattaataattaatagtGTAGTTGCTTATATACTATGTCTATGTACCCAAGAGACTTGAACCAAGTAACTGAAAGTGACTAACTTCACATAAAACCAATAGAGAGTTGACTATGTAAGGGTTTGTTTGGattgtgtttttttattatttcttatttttatttttagtatttttatttttattaaaataaaaagagaaaataaaattaaaaaccaacttttttttttgtcatatacACTCCCTAACACAGACACACTAGAATCACAACTAACAACTCAGCTGCTGTTGAGTATCAGGTGTGGCAATTTAAGAAGCAAAGCCATTCTTACACAGGCCTCAGCCACAAAATAAAAACCAATCCATGTGGCCTTAACTAATTGGCTTACTGATACTCTCACAACTCAAATAAAAATTATAGCAGTGCGTTGACCCTAACTGTAGTATTCGCAATTATTTTAATTGATGGAACGGTGGAAGTGTGATATTTACATTAGGGTAatgttaggtagacaaaaaaaacaaccagaatttgctttatttaatattaattaattattacaacaattaatgaatactaaataagacaaattatagttgtttttggctgattttctttggttaccaaacatttccgttcacattatattatattataggtCTCAAACTTCCTTCAATGAAAGAGGAAAATGAGAAATGTCAGTCACTTTAAAGATAATGTACATTCATAACTCAATATACTAATATGTGCAATTTACGTCCAAATATACTGAGCAATtaacatattaatatttt
This window harbors:
- the LOC112776850 gene encoding WAT1-related protein At1g09380, whose product is MGKVGGVIPFLAMAIVQSSYAGMTITSKLAIQSGMSPLVLVAYRQIFATLSLAPFAYWFERNTLPCMTKRTGLQILISSFTGVTGNQILYFVGLKYSTATIATALTNLLPAFTFILAVLCRQELLRMKTRAGQAKVLGTVLSVGGALLLSFYHGKPLGLGDSGIHWKFVQEMDRSSSSTTPTNLLLGPFALIASSLVWSVWFILQAEISKNYAAPYTSSLYMCMMASIQCVAIALCSDRTVSAWSLNNPIRLSSALYAGIVCTGIGYGLMAWTIERKGPLYVSVFTPLTLVITALLTWALLHDQLYVGTAIGSVIIVLGLYAVLWGKSNEKMNKKEGVQVTSADSDSIVKDKEDDDDEMSVMEMQCCDHSNCNHNSK